In the Breoghania sp. genome, TCGCGTGCTCAGAATGCGGCTCATGCTTTTGGTGCTTCTTTGCCCAGGGCGCCTGCTTGAACCAGCCCACCACATAGGCAGTCGCGATCAGGATCAAGAAGCCCGTCAGCACCGACAGGGCCTGTCCGAACAATGTGTCGGTGAGGCCTAGATAGTCGCGGACAATGGCAATGGACTGGCAGGCGACCAGGCTTGTCATGAAGACCGCCAGCGACTGTTGGCCAACCTTCTGCACCACCTTGACGAACAGGCCCCAAATGCCGGATCCGCTCAGCCGTGCCCCCGCTTCGCCTGCCGCGATCCACGCCAGATAGGCGAGCGACAGAAAATGGGCGTAGCGCAGGATGCCGAAATGGGTCTTGTCGGTCAGCGGACGGATGGCGGTCGCCATGGCGTTGAATTCCGGCACCGCCTGAAGAATGCGGAAATAGGCGAAGGGCACCGTCACCACCAGGATGAGGGCGGCCAAGATCATGGCGCGTTTCGTGACGGCGGGCGGCGCGATCCAGCTACGCATGAAGGCGAAGCCGGTGAAAAAGCAGAGCTGCCAGGCGAAGGGGTTGAAGAACCACGGGCGATCCGTCCACGGCTCCGCCGGAAGCTCCAGGATGTGGAAGTTCGCCACGAGCCAGGTTACGGCCACTGCCGCCATGGCAAGGCCTGGCCCGCCGATACGCTTCAGGCCCATGACAACCGGGATCATTGCAAGGATCGCGATATACATGGGCAGGATGTCGAAGTAGTTCGGCACATAGGTCAGCGTCAACAGTCCCGGCAGGTTCAACGCAGGGTTGGCGAAGAAATGCTGAAGGTTGAGCTGCGAGGTATAATCGATGGAGAACCAGCCGGTCGCATCCGCCATGGCGAGCAGCGCGGCAATCGCCAGAAACAACCCGATATGTGCCCAGTAGACCTGCCACATCCGGTAGAGAATGCGCGCAGCTCCCATGCGCCAGCCGATATCGTCGAAGATACGGCCAAAGGCGATGGCAGAGGCCATGCCGGAGCAGAAGACAAAGATCTCGGTCGCATCGGAAAAGCCGAAACGGGCAGGGATCCACAAGGTGGCCCATGCCTCCGGCAAATGCGCGATGAAGATGATGAACATGCCGATGCCGCGGAAGAAGTCGAGCCGCGGATCGCGACGTTTCTTTGCCGGACCAGTCGCATGAGGGCCGACGAAAAGGTCCGGCACGGGGCCGGCGGAAGGGTGGGGCTTGTTCATCTTGAGAAACAAAAACCTTGTGTCAATCGGGGGCCATCTGAAGCGCGCCCTGGAACCTGCGCATGTCGGCGCCGGGACGCGCAGGCAACGTCACGGCGGGGCGCATTCTCCTGCCCCACCCGCCTCAACGCGTCAAACGGCGTTTTCGTGATTCTTGCGACTTTCTCATGGCATCACAGGCAGTCTCGCAACAAGACCGGCAAAATCGCGGCGCGCCCTCAAGGCGTCGCCGTCGCGGGAAAAACTTCCGTTGAGGAATTCCCAGCATCATTGAGGGCTTCCGCCAACATGGCAAGCCTTCGCGATGCGAAACCGTCACGTCCGCCACGCCGTTCCAGCCGCTCATCGAGCAAGGTGCGCGCATCATCCAGAAGGCCAGCCCGCATGGCCGCCTCGATCATGATCTGTTCAAATACGTCCCGCTGTGCGTGGCTGCCTCCCACCCGTTGCAGATTGGGGCGCGCCGCCGCCAAACCGCGAAAGGCCGCGCCATAGTTGCCGTGCTGATAGGCATGAAGCGCCTCCGCGCTCTGCACCCCGGCGCTTGCGGTCACGGTATCCATATCGCTTTGACCGCGCGCCCCGCGCTGCTTGAGCTGGCGCAGAAGCTTCTCCACCGCCTCCTCTCGCCGGTCGCCGACCAGCGAGAGCATGTAGTGGAGATCGGCAAAGACCAGGCAATCGTCCTCGGTCCGCCCGGTGGAAATCTCTGCCAGCTCGTGCCAGCGCTCGCCCACATCCACGCCCTCGATTTCCAGACGCGCCAGAAGCGAGGCCCCGTTGGAGATATCGCGATAGTCGTCTGTGTGTTCGTGGCGCACACGGCTGTCATAAAGTGCCAGCACTTCGTCGATCTCGCCCCGATCCAGATGCATCAGCGCCAGATGCCACCACATGTGATAACGGAAATTGTTGCAGTGAGCCCATCCCTGCGGGCGACCGGTCAGCCATGCGATGCCATGTTCGCGTTCGCCGCGCATCTCGTACACGTGGGCGACGGCATGAATACCCCAAGCGTCGTCCGGTGAATGGGCAACCGCGCGCCGCCCGACCGCCTCTGCTGCAGCCAGATCGCCCGTTTCTTCCAGCGCAAAGGCATGACAACCGAGCACATAGCCGTGAGCGGGATGGTCCTCGCCGTAATGAGGCAACACGCGTTCGATGGATAGCCGCATTCCCTTTGCATCCCCCATCATAAAGCGGATCGCATGGACGAGCTTGAGCGCCAACGCATCGGCGGGGAAGTCGGTCAGCACGTCCTCCAGACGAGCGGCTGCGGCGAGCGGACGGCCCTGCAACCAAAGTCCCAGACTGTCAAGATAAAGTGTTTCACGCAGCCCGGCTCCGTTTCGTTGACGCTGAGAGAGAGCCATGCGATGCGCATCTCGGGCCGTTTCCACAAGCTCGCGCCGTCCCAGCAGCAGGCAGAAGAGCCCGCGGGCGACGGTTGCGAGAAGGAAATCCGGCTCGCGGGATATGGCTTGCTGAAGATGATCGGCGGCATCAGCGGAATGGGTCAGGAAACCGAGTACGGTCCTGTTCCACGCCAGGCATGCAGCGCGATCACCTACCGCTAGGTCATAGCCGAACAAATCGGGTTGTGGCATGGTATTCGGATCCTTCAAAGGATGTGCGTCGCCAGCCGCAGCCAGTGTGTTTCGCAACGCTCCACCACATGGGCCTGACGGTTTCCATCGGCGCCGGTCGCCGGGATACAGGCAGGAAATCGGGGGCTGTCAGCCTTCGACATATCGGTGGTCGGAGACTGCTGCCGGATTACTGAAAGCCTCGTAAGATCAATGATTACAAGCAACACACAAGTCCGTGTGCTGGCCGTGTCCAGCGCCGCAATGATCATCGTGACGATCGCCGGCTGGATGGCGGGCGGCTGGCGCGTGGGCACCGGCTCGCTGATCGGCATCGTCGCGGGCTTTGCCCTCTATCACGCGAGCTTCGGCTTCACCGCCGCGTGGCGGCACTTCCTGCGCGAGAGGCGTGGCGCGGGCCTGCGGGCGCAGTTTCTGCTCATCGTGGTGACAATCGCCTTCGCCTTTCCGCTCATGCAGTTCGGGCGCGACTATGGCCTGCCGGTCGGCGGATTCGTTTTTCCCTTCGGCGTTTCGGTTGCCATCGGCGCCTTCATGTTCGGCGTCGGCATGCAGCTCGGCAACGGGTGCGGATCGGGCACGCTCTTTACGCTTGGCGGCGGATCGAGCCGCATGCTTGTCACGCTCGCCGCCTTCATTGCCGGGTCTCTGGCCGCAACCGCGCATCTTCCGTTCTGGAATTCGCTGCCAAAGGAGAAAGGTTTTTCACTTCCCGCGCATTTTGGTGTGGTCGGAGCCTTCATCCTGACAGCCGGCGCGCTCGGCCTGATCGCCCTTTTGAGCATCTGGCTTGAAAAGCGCACCCATGGCGCGCTGGAAACCCCGCGCAAGACGGGTTCGTTTCTAGCCGGTCCCTGGTCGATGGTGCTGGGGGCGCTGATGATTGCGGTCGTCTCAATCGCAACCCTCATCGTGCTGGGCCGACCTTGGGGAATCACCTCGGGCTTTGCCCTGTGGGGCGCCAAGATTGCCCATACGCTCGGCGTCGATGTTCTGTCCTGGGAATATTGGCAGTGGCAAAAGGCAGCCGTGGTGGAACGGTCCGTCTTTGCCGATGCCACCTCCGTGATGAATTTCGGCATCATGGCGGGAGCCATGGCTGCGGCGGCCCTTGCCGGCAAATTCGCGCCCAAGCGCTCCATCACGGCGCGCGAGGCCGCCACCGCGATTGCCGGCGGGCTATTGATGGGCTACGGCGCACGCCTCGCCTTCGGGTGCAACATCGGCGCCTATCTCGGCGGTATCATTTCCGGCTCGGTACATGGCTGGGTCTGGTTCGCCTTCGCGCTGGCAGGGTCTTTCGCCGCGCTGCCGCTTCGCAGGCTTGCAGGCATGGATCCGGCCAAGCCGCCACAGGTTGCCGCACCTGTCATTTCTACCATGCAGAAATAGCACGTTTTTCCCGCAATCTCCGATATATACAGAATCTGCCCGTCTCTCCTCCCCACGGGACGGGCAGATGCTTCTTCTTCGGAGACTCCCATGCGGATCCTGCGCTTCCCCGTCCTCGCCATCGTCCTGATGATGACGGTGGCCGGTTCACTTGCGGTTTCGGCCGCCCCAGTCTGGCCCAATCGCAGTGGCTGGATCATTCAGCCAACCCCCTACACCTTCGACGAACTCACCGCACGCCTGAAGCGCGCAATCGTCGACGAGGACATGAACCTCGTGAGCCAGGCCAGCGCCTCAGCGGGCGCGCAATTGCAGGGCATCAAGATTCCGGGGAACAGTGTCTTCGGCGTCTTCCGCAACGATTTCGCACGCCGCATGCTTGAGGCCTCCCTCGCAGCCGGGATCGAGGCGCCCATCCGCTTCTATGTCACCGAAGACCCGAAGGGCACGGCGACACTGGCCTACAAGACGCCACACATGCTCCTCAAACCCTATTTCGAAGATGGCGGAGACGCGTTGCGCGAACTGGCAGACGAATTGGACGAGGTCTTCAAGACCATCGCCATCCGCGCCATTCGCCCAGAAGGGCCGGACGGAACTTCAGAAAGCTCGCCCTCGCGCGAATAACCGGTAGTTCCGACGTTTCGGGCAAGAGAACCTCTCACGGCAGCTCAGCGGGTCAGATCTTGCCATCATAGGCGCGCCTGCCGATACGGCAGGCGAGAAGGGTGAAGCTGTCGCACCCAAGGGCCGCTTGTGCCTCGCGACGCAGCGTTGCTGCATCTTCTACCCAGACGCCTGCCCCGCCGAACGCGGCTGCCACAGCGGGAAAATCGGTCTCGCCGAAATCGACGCCCGCATTCGGGCGTTGGGAACCTCGCTGCTTCAGCTCGATAAGCGCCAGGGACGCGTCGACCAGAACGACCACGATGAGGGGAAGCTTCAGGTCGCGCACCGTCGCCAGTTCGCCAAGCCCCATTTCCAGTCCCGCGTCGCCAACAAAGACGATGACCGGAGCATCCGGCCTTGCCCGCCTGTGGCCTGCGCCCAGCGGAAGCGCGCAGGCCATGGTGCAAAGACCTGAGGATTGCAAAAGCGCGCGCGGCATCGCACAGCGCCAGATTTGCGACAAAAGGATGCGATGGGCCCCGCTGTCGGCGGTTGCCACTGTCGCGCGCGGCATGACATCACGCAGTACATGAAAGACGGTCGCCGGCCCCCAGCCGTCAGGTTCCGGCGCAAAGGCCCGCGACAAGGCTTCGCGCGCGCTGGCAGGTTCGCAATCGGCCCATGTGGCGCGCGGCTCGATGTCTTGGCCAAGCGCCGCCAATGTGGGAGCAATCCCGCCAATCAGCGTTGTTTCTGACCGGTGCATGCCATGGGTGCGCAGAACGGGAGTGATTTCCACGGCCTTTTCAGCCGCCCAGCGGTCACGCCAGCCAACGCGCATCTCGATAGGGTCATAGCCCGCCAGAAGCACCAGATCGGCGGCCTCAATCAGTGGCATCAAGATACCATCTGCGCGCGGGGAAAGACCCGCCCCGCCGAGGCAGATCGGGTCCTCCTCATCCACGATGCCCTTGGCCTTGTAGGTGGTGATGAGCGGCACGCAAAAGCGGCGGCAGAAGGCTTCCACTTCCCGCGCGGCCCCCTCGTTCAGCGCATCGACGCCAGCGATCATCACCGGGCGTGTCGCTGAGCCGAGACGCGCGCGGGCGGCTTCCAGCGCCCGGCCACCGGCAGCGGTCTCGCTGAGGGTCTGCAGGCGCGGGAAACCTTTCGGGGCCTCGCAGGTCTCCCCTTCCGCAATCGAAATCGGCACATCGATGTGGACGGGGCCGGGCTGCCCCTCCATCGCCAGGATCAGCGCCTTTTCCATCATCCCGGAAATCGCGCCGGGCTCGGCGCGCAAGGATGCCTTGACGATCGGGCGGAGCACGGCCTGGTGATCGAAAACCTGGTGGGTGTAGCGGACCGCTTCCGCGCCATCGACGCAGCCGGTCAGGAAGATCAGCGGAACGCGGTCCTGCATGGCGTTGGCGACCACATTCACCGCATTGGCCATACCGGGCCCAAGCGTCGCAACGAGGATGCCCGGTGCGGCGGCGGCCCCGGCTTCATCCGCCATGGCGTGCCATTCGCCCTCGGCCATGAATCCGGCAGCGTTTTCGTGCTTTGCCAGGACAAAGGAGATCCCCGCCCCCTCCAGCGCCTCAACCAGCGCCAGAACCTCGCCGCCGGGAATACCATAGGCCGTGCGGCAGCCGGCGCCCTTCAGCGCCAGGGCGATAATATCAGCTCCGTTCATGGAAATTCCTGTCCCTATTCGATCCTTGCCGGCACCCGCCAGCCCTTGAGAGCCGCGAGCTCGCGCCAGGCGCGCGCCACCCATACCGCCTTGAAGGCGTGCCCGCCCGGATGGAGGCAAAGCTCCAGTGTCTTGCCGTTGCAGCGCGCACGGCGCTCGCACTCAAGGCCGAGCCTTTCAAGCGAGAAGCTCTCCGGCACTTCACCCGCACAGGCCCCTTTCGTCTCCCACAACTTCCAGCCCTCCATCACGTCGCCTTGGCGGGCGCGATCTCCGATGGCGCGCCCCGCCATCGGCACCACGGTGTCGGAAGTCCCGTGGACGTGAAAGAGGTTCGGCTCCGGACCGGGGCAGCTGTGCGGGAGCGGCTCCCAGAACGCCCCGGCCACGGGCGCAAAGCCCGCGAAGCGGTCGCCCAGATTGCAGGCGAGATACCAGACCATCGATCCGCCAACCGAAAAGCCCGAAGCCATGATCTTGTCCGGATCGATGGGCAGGCGGCGGGTGGCATCATCGAGAACCGCAGCGACAAAGGCGATGTCGTCACGCCGTTCCTGCGGGCTTCCGGGAAAAGACCATGACCTGTCCGCGCCTTGCGGCGCAATCAACGCCACGCCGAGATCGGAAGCCATGCGGACAAGGGCCTTGTTGCGGATGGCGTTTTCCGCCGTGCCGCCATAGCCGTGCAGATAAAGAATCGCGCCGATACGCTCGCTGGGCTTCGCACGCCCCGGCAGGCGGACGCGATATTCACCGCTGGGAACGGTGCAGGCCGCTTCCACACCGCAGGGTTCCGTCGTCCTTGCAGCGGGTTCGGCAGCGCCCGCAGGGCTCAACCCGAACATCAGCGCGGCAAAGCACGCACCGCCGAGAAATCCCCGCAGCACGCACCGGAGACCACCGGCTATGGAGAGACAGCGAGCCGACATCGGGGGAAAGCCCTTTTGAGCACACGGTTTTGCCGAGAGTGCGCCTGCGGAAAGGAAAGTCAATTGCAGTCACCGACACGCGCGCACACACTCGCGTGAGCGCGTTTGGACCCGAAGAAACAGGGCGATACCGGGCTGAATGGCACCCCATCGATCAGACGCGGATTCACATTTCTTCCAGCGCACGGCGCAGATGGCGAATGACGACCTTCTTCGCGCGTTCGTCGGCGGCGGCGTCGATCTGGGCGCGAATATCGAGCAATAGTTGGGCCGCGTCGTTGTGCCAGTCGGGCCGGATGATCGCATCCGGCTCCACGCGGCGCGTCACTGGCTTCCTGTTCACCGAAGGAACCAGCTTCCCGGCCTCGAAATCGTAGCAGTCGTCGATCTGGGGCAGCAGCACCTTGTCGGCTTCCATGCCTTTGGCGATCACTGCCTCGCGCAGGGCCTTGCTCGCTTCCGGGTCGCCATGTGTCAGCAACAGGCAACCAATAGGCTTGCGCTCGTCGATCCACTCCACCAGTTCGCCGTGATCGGCATGGCCGGAATAGACGTCGATCTCGCGGATGCGGGCGCGCACACGAATGGGGTTGCCCTGAATGGTCACCTGCGCCTTGCCCTCGGACAGCATGCGCCCCATGGTGCCCGGCGCCTGATAGCCGACGAGAAGCACGGTTGAATCGGGCCGCCAGAGATGTTGCAGCAGGTGGTGACGGATGCGGCCCGCATCGCACATGCCGCTGGCGGCCAGAATGATCGCCCCGCCCCGGATCCGGTTGATTGCCTTGCTCTCCTCCACCGTCTCGGTGAATCGAATGTTGGGGTTGTCGATCAGGTGCGGCTGTTTGCTGAGTTCTTCCAGCTCATGGGCGTGCTGTTCGAACACCTCCGTGGCGCGGATGGCAAGCGGACTGTCGAGGAAGATCGGCGCATGATTGATGGCGCCGGATTCCTGAAGAAGCGTCAGGTCAGCCAGCAGCTCCTGTGTGCGCTCCACAGCGAAACTCGGGATCAACAGGTTGCCACCCGCCTGAAGGGCGTCACGTACCTCGCGGGCGAGAATTTCACGCCGCTGTTCCGCATTGCGCCGTTCGCGCGGACGTCCGCCATAGGTGGATTCGCAGATCACATAGTCGAAATTGCTGGACGCTTCCGGGTCGGGATGGAAGAGCTTGTGATCGGGGCCGATATCACCGGAAAAGAGCAACCTGAGCGGCGCGGCGCGTCCCGCATCGGCCACCTCCAGCTCAATGGAGGCGGAGCCGAGGATATGCCCCGCATTCCACATGCGGAAACGGATGCCAGGGGCGACATCCACCCAGCGTTCATATTCCACGCAGCGGAACAGCTCCAGGCACTCGGCCGCATCTTCACGGGTATAGGCGGGCTCCACCTGCGGCTTGCCACGCCGCGAATTGCGGCGATTGAGCTGTTCGGTTTCCATTTCCTGAATGAAGGCGCTGTCGGGGAGCATGTAGGAGAGCAGATCCGCAGTGCCGGACGTGGCCCGGATCGGCCCGCGAAAGCCTTCCTTGTAGAGCTTCGGCAAAAGGCCGGAATGATCGATATGAGCGTGCGTCTGGAGCACGAAGTCGATCCGCGCGGCGTCGAAGGGGAAGGGCTCGTAGTTCAAGGCCTGAAGGGTCTTGTTGCCCTGAAACATGCCGCAATCGATGAGGAAGGAGGACTTTTGCGTGCGCAACCAGTAACACGAACCGGTCACGGTTCCGGCCGCCCCGCAAAAACGCATGGTCAACGGCATCGCCCTTCCTCCCTTTCGTTGCCAGAGGCAAGTGATTGTTATGCGATCATTTTCCCGCCATGAAGGCGCAAAGGCAAGAACAACCCTTCCCTTAGGAAGGGAGCGTCAGAGGTGCCGCAACGTCGCATTCCCTTTGGAAGGCGCGGCGGATAGTATCGGCTCAAAGTCCCGGCCCGCTCGCGACCCGGAGCAAAGAGATGGTCCCGCCAAGACAGCCCCCTCCCCGACCGAAAACCCCATCCGGCTTCGCCCCTTCTGCCTTATCCGGACAGGGAACCGCCGCTGCGAACGCCCACCCCCAGCCAGCGCCCCTTGCGGTGTCTTCGTCATGCCAGCCCGGGCCGCATGACCTGAGCGTGAAAAAGAACGGCCTGCCCAACCGAAGCATATCGGGGCTTGTCGGGGACGCGCGGTTCGGACAACGATCCAGAGCCAAGCTGTCTCATGTCCCGGCTGGTACGGACTGGATCTGGGAGGAAAAAGAGGACTTCTTTGAAAGGCGCAGCATGTGCGGCCCGCGTATGAACAGGCTCGAAAGGAATTCCCGTTGATCAGGCCCGAAAAGCACGACTACCCGGTCGAAAAGGCGCTCCAGTTTCTTGAGCCCGGCCCCGTAATGCTGCTGACGTCGCATCACGAGGGGAAATCCAACATCATCACGCTCGGCTGGCACTCCGTCCTTGCGTTCCCCCCCTCGCTTGTCGGCTGCAAGATCGAGGCGCGGACCCACAGTTACCAGATGGTGCTGGCCTCACGTGAATGCGTGATCAATCTGCCGGGCCCGGACATGTTCGAGCTCGCCACCGAGATCGGAACCTGTTCCGGCGCGAATGTGGACAAGTTCGCCCGGTTCGGCCTCACGCAAAAGAAGGCCGATCTTGTCTCCGCTCCGCTGATCGACGAATGCCATGCGTGTTTCGAGTGCCGCATTCACGACGACGCCATGGTGGAGCACTACAACTACTTCATCTTCGAGATCATCAAGGCCCATGTCTCCGACGCCCCGGACGCATCCTCGACCTTCCACTGCACACCGGATGGCGAATATGTGCTCTCCGACGAATTTCTGCGCCGAAAGTGAACGCGCCCCGCGCTGCGGCTGATATCTGGTCAGCCCGGCGCGCCGTTTTCCAAAGGGGTGCCGACCGTGTCGGCCTTGGGAAACAGCGTGACGATCGCCGCGCGCATGACATCTCGCCTGCCTGAAAGGGGCAGCGGGATCGTCTTGCCCGCGCCACTCCCCACCAAGGCCGCAGATCCTTGTGGCAGCTTCAGTTCCGGCGCACCTTTCAGCGCACGTTCACAATCCTCAAGAGCACGCTGCGGATCGCCGAGCCTGAGCCGCAGCCGGGCACGGCCCGCATGGGCATCCGTATCATCGGGATAGGACCGCAGATAGGCGGTGAAGGCGGCTTCCGCATCATCCAGACGGCCCAGCGCCATCAGGCAGGAGGCCTTCTCGAAACGCGCGGCACGGTGATCGGGGTCAAGGGTAAGACAGTCGCGCACGGATCGAAACGCCTCAGCGGGACGGCCCTGCATGTTCAGCACGCGGGCGAGATTACAGTGAAGCGCGGCGTTTCGCGGGTCGGCGAGCAACAGGTCACGCAAGGCCGCTTCCGCCTCCGGCCAGTCCTTGCGGGCGGTTGCCGACATGAAACGCTGACCAGGATTCTCGCTCACCTCGCCTCCTCCGCATGCTGCGAGGCGTCACTCCGGCATCGCCTCAGACCCGTTTTCCCGTCAGTTCCTCCAACGCCGAAACGAGCCGCGCTCCAGCTTCCGCCAGATCACCCGAATTGTCGATCTCAATTACGTCCGCACCGCTCGGACAGGGCTGGTCGCGGTTCAGCCGTGCCTCGATCTCGGAGGCCGTTTCCCGGCCCCGCGCAGCCAGACGACGGGCAACGATCTCACGCGGCGCGGTGACCGATACAATACGGCACGACGCGAATTCCCGTCGGGCGGCCTCGATACTGGCGCGCGAAATATTGGCGATCACCGTGCGTCCACTCGCAAGATCATGGCGGATTTCACCGGGTAGCGCATAACCAAGATCATGCGCGCGCCAGGCGAGCGCGAAACGGCCCGAGCTTCGCGCCTCGTCAAATGCTTCCGGGCTCAGGCTGTCGTGATCCTCAAGGGCAGCATCCGCGATGCGGGTCACGATGCGGCGCACGAAAACGAACCGCCCATCGCGGGAGAGATGTTCGCGGGCATAGGCCAGCAGGCTGTCCTTGCCGACACCGCTCGGTCCCACCACGGCAACGAAACAGCCGGACAATGGAGCCTCCGACGTATCCACTTCGCGCTCAGCCTCGACACTCTCTCCCATCACGAAACCCGCATGCCCTCGCGCCACACAGAGCGTACGACCGGCACATCGTCTTCCGTTGAGACACGCACCAGATCGGCACGGCGGCCGATCGCAATCTCGCCGCGGTCCTCAAGACCGACAGCCTCTGCGGGCGTCTTGGAGACCATGTTGATCGCCTGATTGAGCGACACGCCGTCGACCGTTTCCGCCAGCATGAAGGCGCCCTGGATGAGCGAGAAGGGAATGTAGTCGGAGGAAAGCACGTCCAGGAGGCCCTCTTCGGCGAGGGTTCGCGCCGAGACGTTGCCGGAATGCGAGCCGCCGCGCACCACGTTGGGTGCGCCCATCAGAACCTTCAGCCCCGCCTTGTGCGAGGCGCGCGCCGCTTCCACCGTGGTGGGGAATTCAGCCACCTTGATGCCCTGTTCTTCCGCCTCTGCGACATGTTCGGTGGTCGCATCGTCATGGGAGGCAAGCACGATGCCGCGTGCGTTGCAGGTGTTGGAAATCTGTGCGCGGTGGGTCCCGGAATACTTGCCCGCCAGCGACTGGCGCATGGCTGAGAACTTTTCGAACTCCTCATCCGACATGCCCGTCTTGCCCTGATAATAGATCTTGTAGGCCTCCAGGCTGACGAACTGGCGCTGGCCGGGCGTGTGATCCATCAGCGAGGCGATCTTCACGCGGTCATCGTCTTCGAAAAGCGAGAAGCCCTCCATCACGTCCGGCGAGGAAACCTCGCAGCGCAGGTGCAGGAAGTGATCGGCACGCAACCGGCCCGCCTTCTGCGCATGCTCGATGGCATCGGCCAGAAGCCGCATGTCGGCAGAGGTCACGCGCGCGTCTTCATCCATGCCGACACGCAAGGCATCCAGCACGGTGGTGATGCCGGAAGAGGCGACCTGCGCATCATGCGCCTGAACGGCCGCCATCGGGTTCCAGCGCACCTTGGGGCGCGGCATGTAGTGGCTCTCCAGATGGTCGGTGTGAAGCTCCACGAGCCCCGGCACCAACCAGTCGCCGCCCATGTCCTCTGCCCTGCCCGCACCGCTCGTCGCGCCCGCGCTGTCGATGGCGGCGATCTTGCCGTCTCGGGCCAGAAGGTCGCCATGAATCACGGTGTCGGCCAGCACGAGGCGGGCATTGCGGAAGATCGTTTCAGTCATCGGGGCCTCTTAAGGGACAGTCGGACGCC is a window encoding:
- a CDS encoding YeeE/YedE family protein encodes the protein MITSNTQVRVLAVSSAAMIIVTIAGWMAGGWRVGTGSLIGIVAGFALYHASFGFTAAWRHFLRERRGAGLRAQFLLIVVTIAFAFPLMQFGRDYGLPVGGFVFPFGVSVAIGAFMFGVGMQLGNGCGSGTLFTLGGGSSRMLVTLAAFIAGSLAATAHLPFWNSLPKEKGFSLPAHFGVVGAFILTAGALGLIALLSIWLEKRTHGALETPRKTGSFLAGPWSMVLGALMIAVVSIATLIVLGRPWGITSGFALWGAKIAHTLGVDVLSWEYWQWQKAAVVERSVFADATSVMNFGIMAGAMAAAALAGKFAPKRSITAREAATAIAGGLLMGYGARLAFGCNIGAYLGGIISGSVHGWVWFAFALAGSFAALPLRRLAGMDPAKPPQVAAPVISTMQK
- a CDS encoding thiamine pyrophosphate-binding protein, yielding MNGADIIALALKGAGCRTAYGIPGGEVLALVEALEGAGISFVLAKHENAAGFMAEGEWHAMADEAGAAAAPGILVATLGPGMANAVNVVANAMQDRVPLIFLTGCVDGAEAVRYTHQVFDHQAVLRPIVKASLRAEPGAISGMMEKALILAMEGQPGPVHIDVPISIAEGETCEAPKGFPRLQTLSETAAGGRALEAARARLGSATRPVMIAGVDALNEGAAREVEAFCRRFCVPLITTYKAKGIVDEEDPICLGGAGLSPRADGILMPLIEAADLVLLAGYDPIEMRVGWRDRWAAEKAVEITPVLRTHGMHRSETTLIGGIAPTLAALGQDIEPRATWADCEPASAREALSRAFAPEPDGWGPATVFHVLRDVMPRATVATADSGAHRILLSQIWRCAMPRALLQSSGLCTMACALPLGAGHRRARPDAPVIVFVGDAGLEMGLGELATVRDLKLPLIVVVLVDASLALIELKQRGSQRPNAGVDFGETDFPAVAAAFGGAGVWVEDAATLRREAQAALGCDSFTLLACRIGRRAYDGKI
- a CDS encoding alpha/beta hydrolase-fold protein, with product MLRGFLGGACFAALMFGLSPAGAAEPAARTTEPCGVEAACTVPSGEYRVRLPGRAKPSERIGAILYLHGYGGTAENAIRNKALVRMASDLGVALIAPQGADRSWSFPGSPQERRDDIAFVAAVLDDATRRLPIDPDKIMASGFSVGGSMVWYLACNLGDRFAGFAPVAGAFWEPLPHSCPGPEPNLFHVHGTSDTVVPMAGRAIGDRARQGDVMEGWKLWETKGACAGEVPESFSLERLGLECERRARCNGKTLELCLHPGGHAFKAVWVARAWRELAALKGWRVPARIE
- a CDS encoding flavin reductase family protein is translated as MIRPEKHDYPVEKALQFLEPGPVMLLTSHHEGKSNIITLGWHSVLAFPPSLVGCKIEARTHSYQMVLASRECVINLPGPDMFELATEIGTCSGANVDKFARFGLTQKKADLVSAPLIDECHACFECRIHDDAMVEHYNYFIFEIIKAHVSDAPDASSTFHCTPDGEYVLSDEFLRRK
- a CDS encoding tetratricopeptide repeat protein, with product MRLSIERVLPHYGEDHPAHGYVLGCHAFALEETGDLAAAEAVGRRAVAHSPDDAWGIHAVAHVYEMRGEREHGIAWLTGRPQGWAHCNNFRYHMWWHLALMHLDRGEIDEVLALYDSRVRHEHTDDYRDISNGASLLARLEIEGVDVGERWHELAEISTGRTEDDCLVFADLHYMLSLVGDRREEAVEKLLRQLKQRGARGQSDMDTVTASAGVQSAEALHAYQHGNYGAAFRGLAAARPNLQRVGGSHAQRDVFEQIMIEAAMRAGLLDDARTLLDERLERRGGRDGFASRRLAMLAEALNDAGNSSTEVFPATATP
- a CDS encoding MBL fold metallo-hydrolase, with the protein product MPLTMRFCGAAGTVTGSCYWLRTQKSSFLIDCGMFQGNKTLQALNYEPFPFDAARIDFVLQTHAHIDHSGLLPKLYKEGFRGPIRATSGTADLLSYMLPDSAFIQEMETEQLNRRNSRRGKPQVEPAYTREDAAECLELFRCVEYERWVDVAPGIRFRMWNAGHILGSASIELEVADAGRAAPLRLLFSGDIGPDHKLFHPDPEASSNFDYVICESTYGGRPRERRNAEQRREILAREVRDALQAGGNLLIPSFAVERTQELLADLTLLQESGAINHAPIFLDSPLAIRATEVFEQHAHELEELSKQPHLIDNPNIRFTETVEESKAINRIRGGAIILAASGMCDAGRIRHHLLQHLWRPDSTVLLVGYQAPGTMGRMLSEGKAQVTIQGNPIRVRARIREIDVYSGHADHGELVEWIDERKPIGCLLLTHGDPEASKALREAVIAKGMEADKVLLPQIDDCYDFEAGKLVPSVNRKPVTRRVEPDAIIRPDWHNDAAQLLLDIRAQIDAAADERAKKVVIRHLRRALEEM
- a CDS encoding DUF302 domain-containing protein, translating into MRILRFPVLAIVLMMTVAGSLAVSAAPVWPNRSGWIIQPTPYTFDELTARLKRAIVDEDMNLVSQASASAGAQLQGIKIPGNSVFGVFRNDFARRMLEASLAAGIEAPIRFYVTEDPKGTATLAYKTPHMLLKPYFEDGGDALRELADELDEVFKTIAIRAIRPEGPDGTSESSPSRE
- a CDS encoding OpgC domain-containing protein; translation: MNKPHPSAGPVPDLFVGPHATGPAKKRRDPRLDFFRGIGMFIIFIAHLPEAWATLWIPARFGFSDATEIFVFCSGMASAIAFGRIFDDIGWRMGAARILYRMWQVYWAHIGLFLAIAALLAMADATGWFSIDYTSQLNLQHFFANPALNLPGLLTLTYVPNYFDILPMYIAILAMIPVVMGLKRIGGPGLAMAAVAVTWLVANFHILELPAEPWTDRPWFFNPFAWQLCFFTGFAFMRSWIAPPAVTKRAMILAALILVVTVPFAYFRILQAVPEFNAMATAIRPLTDKTHFGILRYAHFLSLAYLAWIAAGEAGARLSGSGIWGLFVKVVQKVGQQSLAVFMTSLVACQSIAIVRDYLGLTDTLFGQALSVLTGFLILIATAYVVGWFKQAPWAKKHQKHEPHSEHATAREHRAGAPLHGAPAPAE